One Actinosynnema pretiosum DNA segment encodes these proteins:
- a CDS encoding MOSC domain-containing protein translates to MSRVLSVNTGVRVPFEGVRIGESAIGKRPVEGAVALEAPGAGMSGVAGDEISDKVNHGGPDQAVYAYAREELAVWEAELGRELPAGLFGENLTTEGVAVSDALVGERWRMGTALLEVTAPRIPCRTFALVLDEPQWVKRFTARALPGAYLRVLEPGSVRAGDGIEVVERPGHAITVAVVFRALQLEPELLPSLVGVAGLSEEVREKVAKRVARAR, encoded by the coding sequence ATGTCACGAGTGCTGTCGGTCAACACGGGGGTTCGCGTCCCGTTCGAGGGCGTGCGGATCGGCGAGTCCGCGATCGGCAAGCGGCCCGTCGAGGGGGCCGTGGCGCTGGAGGCGCCCGGAGCCGGGATGAGCGGGGTGGCCGGGGACGAGATCTCCGACAAGGTCAACCACGGCGGGCCGGACCAGGCGGTGTACGCCTACGCCCGCGAGGAGCTGGCGGTGTGGGAGGCGGAGCTGGGGCGCGAGCTGCCCGCCGGGCTGTTCGGGGAGAACCTGACCACCGAGGGCGTGGCGGTGTCGGACGCGCTGGTGGGCGAGCGGTGGCGGATGGGGACGGCGCTGCTGGAGGTCACCGCGCCGCGCATCCCGTGCCGGACGTTCGCGCTGGTGCTGGACGAGCCGCAGTGGGTCAAGCGGTTCACCGCCCGCGCGCTGCCGGGGGCCTACCTCCGGGTGCTGGAGCCGGGTTCGGTGCGCGCCGGGGACGGGATCGAGGTGGTCGAGCGGCCGGGGCACGCGATCACGGTGGCCGTGGTGTTCCGGGCGCTCCAGCTGGAGCCGGAGCTGCTGCCGTCGCTGGTCGGGGTGGCCGGGCTGTCCGAGGAGGTCCGCGAGAAGGTCGCCAAGCGCGTGGCGCGGGCGCGCTGA
- a CDS encoding aldo/keto reductase, which produces MSDTFLLGGDLPVKRLGYGAMRITGKGIWGPPADHDGAIAVLRRAVELGVNFIDTADSYGPHVSEELIREALHPYREDLVVATKGGLLRTGPDVWPVLGKPAYLRHALEGSLRRLGVERIDLYQLHRVDSEVPLEDQVGELRALQQEGKIRHIGLSEVDVPTLQKAQQVAEIVSVQNLYNLATRHHEAVLDHCTEHGIAFIPWFPVATGELARPGGVLDQAAKDRGATPAQLALAWLLRRSPVVLPIPGTSSVAHLEENTAASDIRLTDAEFDALTALA; this is translated from the coding sequence GTGTCCGACACTTTCCTGCTCGGTGGAGACCTGCCCGTCAAGCGGCTCGGCTACGGCGCGATGCGCATCACCGGCAAGGGCATCTGGGGCCCACCGGCCGACCACGACGGCGCGATCGCGGTGCTGCGCAGGGCGGTCGAGCTGGGCGTGAACTTCATCGACACGGCGGACTCGTACGGCCCGCACGTCAGCGAGGAGCTGATCCGCGAGGCCCTGCACCCGTACCGCGAGGACCTCGTCGTCGCCACCAAGGGCGGCCTGCTGCGCACCGGGCCGGACGTGTGGCCGGTGCTGGGCAAGCCCGCCTACCTGCGGCACGCCCTGGAGGGCAGCCTGCGCAGGCTCGGCGTCGAGCGGATCGACCTGTACCAGCTGCACCGGGTCGACTCCGAGGTGCCGCTGGAGGACCAGGTCGGCGAGCTGCGGGCGCTCCAGCAGGAGGGCAAGATCCGGCACATCGGTCTGTCCGAAGTGGACGTCCCGACGCTGCAGAAGGCCCAGCAGGTGGCCGAGATCGTGAGCGTGCAGAACCTCTACAACCTGGCCACCCGGCACCACGAGGCCGTGCTGGACCACTGCACCGAGCACGGCATCGCGTTCATCCCGTGGTTCCCGGTCGCGACCGGCGAGCTGGCCCGCCCCGGCGGCGTGCTCGACCAGGCCGCCAAGGACCGCGGCGCGACCCCCGCGCAGCTCGCGCTCGCCTGGCTGCTGCGCCGCTCCCCGGTGGTGCTGCCGATCCCCGGCACGTCCTCGGTGGCGCACCTGGAGGAGAACACCGCCGCTTCGGACATCCGCCTCACCGACGCGGAGTTCGACGCGCTGACCGCCCTCGCCTGA
- a CDS encoding phosphatidylinositol-specific phospholipase C domain-containing protein, whose product MKRLITAVVLLLLVAVPLPASAATATGATAVGVHNSYEKGTAPYLVDVLDKRPGLVEIDVWTNFLFTNDFKVSHDPGSNNNCANASTYEQLRTGARDQNLAMCLRNVRLWHDRNPNHPPVVLKLEFKNGFDGRGGFGAPQFDQVVANNLGRDVVFGPSDLKGSHATLDAAARAGAWPSRSALAGKFVLLAETGTFEAGNPFDSYHTDLEVADHLISANAAGTLGSTTVFPAINGASQTDPRTGARGGARAPWFVAFDGSASAYASYPGDSYLGGHYLVVMTDAHSVAPAIDSRTPSVADAQARVRLLAGKGATIVSSDWVDPAVVGYSA is encoded by the coding sequence ATGAAGCGCTTGATCACGGCGGTGGTGCTGCTCCTGCTGGTGGCCGTCCCCCTGCCCGCGTCCGCCGCCACGGCGACCGGTGCGACGGCCGTCGGCGTGCACAACTCCTACGAGAAGGGCACGGCCCCCTACCTGGTGGACGTGCTCGACAAGCGACCCGGCCTGGTCGAGATCGACGTCTGGACGAACTTCCTGTTCACCAACGACTTCAAGGTCAGCCACGACCCCGGCAGCAACAACAACTGCGCGAACGCCTCGACCTACGAGCAGCTGCGGACCGGGGCGCGCGACCAGAACCTCGCGATGTGCCTGCGGAACGTGCGGCTGTGGCACGACCGCAACCCGAACCACCCGCCGGTGGTGCTGAAGCTGGAGTTCAAGAACGGCTTCGACGGCCGCGGCGGGTTCGGCGCGCCCCAGTTCGACCAGGTCGTGGCGAACAACCTGGGCCGGGACGTGGTGTTCGGGCCGTCCGACCTGAAGGGCTCGCACGCGACGCTGGACGCGGCGGCGCGGGCGGGCGCGTGGCCGTCGCGGTCGGCGCTGGCCGGGAAGTTCGTGCTGCTGGCCGAGACCGGCACGTTCGAGGCGGGCAACCCGTTCGACAGCTACCACACCGACCTGGAGGTGGCCGACCACCTGATCTCGGCGAACGCGGCCGGGACGCTCGGCTCCACCACGGTGTTCCCGGCGATCAACGGCGCCTCGCAGACCGACCCGCGCACGGGCGCGCGCGGCGGCGCGAGGGCCCCGTGGTTCGTGGCGTTCGACGGGAGCGCGAGCGCGTACGCGAGCTACCCCGGCGACTCGTACCTGGGCGGGCACTACCTGGTGGTCATGACGGACGCGCACTCGGTCGCCCCGGCGATCGACAGCCGCACGCCGTCGGTCGCGGACGCGCAGGCCAGGGTGCGGCTGCTGGCGGGCAAGGGCGCGACGATCGTGTCGAGCGACTGGGTCGACCCGGCGGTGGTCGGGTACTCGGCCTAG
- a CDS encoding alpha/beta hydrolase family protein, producing the protein MRGVDLLAQFDPFARIDLLAPRPLLMVIGSEAVTGHHSREAVERAAGQAELVTVDGATHMSLYDRDEHVTPAVARISTFLAEHLA; encoded by the coding sequence GTGCGGGGCGTCGACCTGCTCGCCCAGTTCGACCCGTTCGCCCGGATCGACCTGCTCGCGCCCCGCCCGCTGCTGATGGTGATCGGCTCCGAGGCGGTGACCGGCCACCACAGCCGCGAGGCCGTCGAGCGCGCCGCCGGGCAGGCCGAGCTGGTCACCGTCGACGGGGCCACGCACATGTCGCTCTACGACCGCGACGAGCACGTCACCCCGGCCGTGGCGCGGATCAGCACGTTCCTCGCGGAGCACTTGGCCTGA
- a CDS encoding alpha/beta hydrolase → MRTTVTFPSNDFTIAGALFTPDGRPDGRLPGVVVSHPGGGVKEQSASTYAERLAREGFAALVFDAARQGESTGEPRGLEDPFQRAEDVKSAVTFLSTRAEVDPDRIGALGLCASGGYVPYAAQTDLRVRAVATVSAADMGDVVRRGVGRTQEPAVLREALRPAGELRTTEGRGEPVLRGPWAPDEWADAPRDSHEGETHEYYPRCAAVRDH, encoded by the coding sequence GTGCGGACGACGGTCACCTTCCCCAGCAACGACTTCACCATCGCGGGCGCCCTGTTCACCCCCGACGGGAGGCCGGACGGGCGCCTGCCCGGCGTGGTCGTCTCGCACCCCGGCGGCGGGGTCAAGGAGCAGAGCGCGAGCACCTACGCCGAGCGCCTGGCCCGCGAGGGCTTCGCCGCGCTGGTGTTCGACGCGGCCAGGCAGGGCGAGAGCACCGGCGAGCCGCGCGGCCTGGAGGACCCGTTCCAGCGGGCCGAGGACGTCAAGTCGGCGGTGACGTTCCTGAGCACCCGCGCCGAGGTCGACCCGGACCGGATCGGCGCGCTCGGGCTGTGCGCGTCCGGCGGGTACGTCCCGTACGCGGCGCAGACCGACCTGCGCGTGCGGGCCGTGGCCACGGTCAGCGCCGCCGACATGGGCGACGTGGTCCGGCGCGGCGTCGGGCGGACCCAGGAGCCTGCGGTGCTGCGCGAGGCGCTGCGGCCGGCGGGGGAGCTGCGCACCACCGAGGGGCGGGGCGAGCCGGTGCTGCGCGGGCCGTGGGCGCCGGACGAGTGGGCCGACGCGCCCCGTGACAGCCACGAGGGCGAGACGCACGAGTACTACCCGCGCTGCGCGGCAGTGCGAGACCACTGA
- a CDS encoding MmyB family transcriptional regulator has translation MLGRRSDVLAWNGPAAALFTDFGRFPVRERNFMRLVFLDPELRAQYADWPHWARQGVAQLRMEAVRHPADPALAGLVAELSARDADFRRWWGAQHVAVRGSGTKVLRHRLVGELALDWSALTCADDPDQQLITWTAEPGSPAHERLRAVVGRPSS, from the coding sequence GTGCTGGGCAGGCGCTCGGACGTGTTGGCGTGGAACGGGCCCGCCGCCGCGCTGTTCACCGACTTCGGCCGGTTCCCGGTGCGGGAGCGCAACTTCATGCGGCTGGTGTTCCTCGACCCGGAGCTGCGGGCGCAGTACGCGGACTGGCCGCACTGGGCGCGGCAGGGCGTGGCGCAGCTGCGGATGGAGGCGGTGCGGCACCCGGCGGACCCGGCGCTGGCCGGGCTGGTGGCCGAGCTGTCGGCGCGGGACGCGGACTTCCGGCGGTGGTGGGGCGCCCAGCACGTGGCGGTGCGCGGGTCGGGGACGAAGGTGCTGCGGCACCGGCTCGTGGGCGAGCTGGCGCTGGACTGGTCCGCGCTGACCTGCGCGGACGACCCGGACCAGCAGCTGATCACCTGGACCGCCGAACCGGGCTCGCCCGCGCACGAGCGGCTGCGGGCGGTCGTGGGGCGCCCGTCGTCGTGA
- the paaZ gene encoding phenylacetic acid degradation bifunctional protein PaaZ, with amino-acid sequence MPVLRSYVSGRWHTPTTEGAPLHDAVTGEEIARISSDGVDMGAALRHGREVGGPALRELTFHQRGALLKALASHLREHRDELYELSARTGATRTDSVVDVDGGIGVLFTYSGKARRELPNDRVLVDGAVEPLGKGGTFAGVHIATPLRGVAVQINAFNFPVWGPLEKFAPAFVAGVPTLIKPASPTAYLTERLVELVLGSGLLPEGSLQLVCGSAGDLLDHLTEQDLVGFTGSAATAARLRTHPAVVRSSVRFTAEADSLNCSVLGPDAEPGTPEFDLFVKQLVSEMTVKAGQKCTAIRRALVPEPLLDAVAEAASARLGRVVVGNPASSGVRMGALANLEQREEVRRALKSLVSAGRIVHGSPDRVDVVDADPERGAFLSPVLLTADPDRAQPHEVEAFGPVSTLLPYRDAAHAVELAARGAGSLVGSVVSHDPDFVREVVLGVAPWHGRLLVLDRDDAGESTGHGSPLPTLVHGGPGRAGGGEELGGVRGVLHHLQRTAVQGSPDVLTAVTGRWTTGAKRTAGDEHPFRKSLARLRVGDSITAGPRSVTQADVEHFAEFTGDTFYAHTDDEAAGANPFFGARVAHGYLVVSLAAGLFVSPEPGPVLANYGLENLRFLTPVFFGDELTVTLTAKQITPREDQEYGEVRWDADVVNQKGESVARYDVLTLVAKEG; translated from the coding sequence ATGCCCGTCCTGCGCAGCTACGTCTCCGGTCGATGGCACACCCCCACCACCGAGGGGGCGCCACTGCACGACGCGGTCACCGGCGAGGAGATCGCCCGCATCAGCTCCGACGGCGTGGACATGGGGGCCGCGCTGCGCCACGGGCGCGAGGTCGGCGGACCCGCGCTGCGGGAGCTGACCTTCCACCAGCGCGGGGCGCTGCTCAAGGCGCTGGCCTCGCACCTGCGCGAGCACCGCGACGAGCTCTACGAGCTGTCCGCCCGCACCGGCGCGACCCGCACCGACTCGGTGGTCGACGTGGACGGCGGCATCGGCGTGCTGTTCACCTACTCCGGCAAGGCCCGCCGCGAGCTGCCGAACGACCGGGTGCTGGTCGACGGCGCGGTGGAGCCGCTGGGCAAGGGCGGCACGTTCGCGGGCGTGCACATCGCCACCCCGCTGCGGGGCGTGGCCGTGCAGATCAACGCGTTCAACTTCCCCGTGTGGGGGCCGCTGGAGAAGTTCGCCCCCGCGTTCGTCGCGGGCGTGCCCACGCTGATCAAGCCCGCCTCACCCACCGCCTACCTCACCGAGCGGCTGGTCGAGCTGGTGCTCGGCTCCGGGCTGCTCCCCGAGGGCTCGCTGCAACTGGTGTGCGGCAGCGCCGGGGACCTGCTGGACCACCTCACCGAGCAGGACCTGGTCGGCTTCACCGGGTCCGCCGCCACCGCCGCGAGGCTGCGCACCCACCCCGCCGTGGTGCGCTCCTCGGTCCGGTTCACCGCCGAGGCGGACTCGCTCAACTGCTCCGTCCTCGGCCCCGACGCCGAGCCCGGCACCCCCGAGTTCGACCTGTTCGTCAAGCAGCTCGTGTCCGAGATGACCGTCAAGGCGGGCCAGAAGTGCACCGCGATCCGGCGCGCGCTGGTCCCCGAGCCGCTGCTCGACGCCGTCGCCGAGGCCGCGTCCGCCAGGCTCGGCCGCGTGGTGGTCGGCAACCCGGCCAGCAGCGGTGTGCGGATGGGCGCGCTCGCCAACCTGGAGCAGCGCGAGGAGGTCCGCAGGGCGCTGAAGTCGCTGGTGTCGGCCGGGCGGATCGTGCACGGCTCCCCGGACCGGGTGGACGTGGTCGACGCCGACCCGGAGCGCGGCGCGTTCCTGTCCCCGGTGCTGCTGACCGCCGACCCCGACCGGGCGCAGCCGCACGAGGTGGAGGCGTTCGGGCCGGTGTCCACGCTGCTGCCGTACCGGGACGCCGCGCACGCGGTGGAGCTGGCGGCGCGCGGCGCGGGCAGTCTCGTGGGGTCGGTCGTGTCGCACGACCCCGACTTCGTGCGCGAGGTCGTGCTCGGCGTCGCCCCCTGGCACGGCAGGCTCCTCGTGCTCGACCGGGACGACGCGGGCGAGTCCACCGGCCACGGCTCGCCGCTGCCGACCCTCGTGCACGGCGGCCCCGGCCGGGCGGGCGGCGGCGAGGAGCTGGGCGGGGTGCGCGGCGTGCTGCACCACCTGCAGCGCACCGCCGTGCAGGGCAGCCCCGATGTCCTGACCGCCGTCACCGGCCGCTGGACCACCGGGGCCAAGCGCACGGCGGGCGACGAGCACCCGTTCCGGAAGTCGTTGGCGCGCTTGAGGGTCGGCGACTCGATCACCGCCGGGCCGCGCTCGGTGACCCAGGCCGACGTGGAGCACTTCGCCGAGTTCACCGGTGACACGTTCTACGCGCACACCGACGACGAGGCGGCCGGGGCGAACCCGTTCTTCGGCGCGCGGGTGGCCCACGGCTACCTGGTGGTCTCGCTCGCCGCCGGGCTGTTCGTCTCCCCGGAGCCCGGTCCGGTGCTGGCCAACTACGGGCTGGAGAACCTGCGGTTCCTGACCCCGGTGTTCTTCGGCGACGAGCTGACCGTGACCCTGACGGCCAAGCAGATCACCCCGCGCGAGGACCAGGAGTACGGCGAGGTCCGGTGGGACGCGGACGTGGTGAACCAGAAGGGCGAGTCGGTGGCGAGGTACGACGTGCTCACGCTGGTGGCCAAGGAGGGCTGA
- a CDS encoding glycoside hydrolase family 16 protein: MRKRVAVGALALALGLAAAPLTAIGAQQPAQYQQAAQADKVIWEDNFDGSAGQRVNSSKWNTETGDNFGNNREHQYYTDSAGNAALDGSGNLVITAKKENPGNYNCWYGRCQYTSARINTSGKFTTTYGKVEARMKLPRGKGIWPAFWMLGQDIGSNPWPNSGEIDIMEFLGHEQNKVYGTIHGPGYSGVGGVGGSYTGPNFADGFHTFAVEWAPNSIKWLVDGNVFFQTTPASVNGNRWVFDKPFFVILNLAVGGEWPGYPDASTQFPQQMLVDYVRVTDTSGGNGGGGGANPGVVKSGRVTGLGGKCLDVPWANSASGTPIQIVSCNGNAAQNWTFYTDGSIRALGKCLDVSNSGKADGTVIQLWDCNGTGAQKWAVSGANDVVNINADKCLDIKGNTSADGTRVQLWTCTGAANQKWNAFV, from the coding sequence ATGCGGAAGCGAGTAGCGGTGGGCGCGCTGGCGCTCGCCCTGGGTCTGGCGGCTGCGCCGTTGACGGCCATCGGGGCGCAGCAGCCCGCGCAGTACCAGCAGGCAGCCCAGGCGGACAAGGTCATCTGGGAGGACAACTTCGACGGCTCCGCGGGCCAGCGGGTCAACTCGTCGAAGTGGAACACCGAGACCGGTGACAACTTCGGCAACAACCGCGAGCACCAGTACTACACCGATTCAGCGGGCAACGCCGCGCTCGACGGGTCGGGCAACCTGGTGATCACGGCCAAGAAGGAGAACCCCGGCAACTACAACTGCTGGTACGGCCGCTGCCAGTACACCTCGGCGCGGATCAACACCTCCGGCAAGTTCACGACCACGTACGGCAAGGTCGAGGCGCGGATGAAGCTGCCGCGCGGCAAGGGCATCTGGCCCGCGTTCTGGATGCTGGGCCAGGACATCGGCTCGAACCCGTGGCCGAACAGCGGCGAGATCGACATCATGGAGTTCCTGGGCCACGAGCAGAACAAGGTCTACGGCACCATCCACGGCCCCGGCTACTCGGGCGTCGGCGGTGTCGGCGGCTCCTACACCGGCCCGAACTTCGCGGACGGCTTCCACACCTTCGCGGTGGAGTGGGCCCCGAACTCGATCAAGTGGCTGGTCGACGGCAACGTCTTCTTCCAGACCACCCCGGCGTCGGTCAACGGCAACCGGTGGGTGTTCGACAAGCCGTTCTTCGTGATCCTGAACCTCGCGGTCGGCGGCGAGTGGCCGGGCTACCCGGACGCCAGCACCCAGTTCCCGCAGCAGATGCTCGTGGACTACGTGCGGGTCACCGACACCAGCGGTGGCAACGGCGGCGGTGGCGGCGCCAACCCCGGCGTGGTCAAGAGCGGCCGGGTCACCGGGCTCGGCGGCAAGTGCCTGGACGTGCCGTGGGCCAACAGCGCCAGCGGCACCCCGATCCAGATCGTCTCGTGCAACGGCAACGCGGCGCAGAACTGGACCTTCTACACCGACGGCTCGATCCGCGCGCTGGGCAAGTGCCTGGACGTGTCGAACAGCGGCAAGGCCGACGGCACCGTCATCCAGCTCTGGGACTGCAACGGCACCGGGGCGCAGAAGTGGGCGGTCAGCGGCGCGAACGACGTCGTGAACATCAACGCCGACAAGTGCCTGGACATCAAGGGCAACACCAGCGCCGACGGCACGCGGGTCCAGCTGTGGACCTGCACCGGCGCGGCGAACCAGAAGTGGAACGCCTTCGTCTGA
- a CDS encoding AfsR/SARP family transcriptional regulator translates to MRIRLLGPVAVGTDAVQAALGGPKPKALLVALARQGGHVVGIDRLVDLLWGETPPASGTALVHTYVSQLRRALANVGLPDALRTSSPGYRFVTEPGDCDVDVFTAEHTAAREAERSGDHAAAHAAYGRALALWHGPALDGVDADFALAWAQELAEHRLAARDGLARTALALGRPLSAADELRGLVAEHPLREESRALLMRALAESGRQADALEVYRDGRRHLLDELGIEPGRGLRELHTAILDGSLTTPAAAVPRTAAPPAAPAAATATTAPARPLTRTLPPDINDFTGRADELAAILALGATGPDRPAAPVVVVSGAGGTGKSALAVHAAHLLAEHYPDGQLFTDLRGHGAPPSASTVLARFLGALGVPVEDLPPGLDDRIALYRRHLTGRRLVVVLDNARTEQQVRPLLPTEPGCLVLVTSRARLAGLGSAVDLEVFDAGSAVEMLGRIIGPDRVASAPDAARRIATLCAGVPLAIRAAGAKLLARPHWPLKSLATRLSDERRRLDELTVGDLAIRSCLGLNYAELDERGKHAFHLLCLLDLPDFGWWVAAPLLGVDTATAEDLVENLVDLRLLDVAGIDPIGRVRYRFHDLVQLFGAELAAQHEPPGAATDAVAACLAAWADLAETGVKGLPRVTLSPRLPAAPTGAPRTDPELVAEVEADPAGWLDAETAAAVRAVHRAHELRADAVTTLRVAVLLSSAFAARNEFEAWQRTLGVALALAEESGDPRAGAVVLAGLGQLHAELDEYDEALAHFERALERADAAGDDAVRAVCLAGIGTAHRERGNPELAATALTAAAELGAALADDAVVAAAEYGLGALRRDLGDLAGAADRFDRAVRRYAAAGDRRGEALALRGVALCHRARGEHRVSAELCERAAEALDEVGDALGAAYARQAWAKAALRLPGVPTADLVACLARCLEVCERGNDRFGVALVTRTTGELHLSRGDLAGARAHLTAALAGWTELGLDTWRARTLRDLAAADPEHQDEHWALARELLSGTGAREERELAETTPEGWRAAVVH, encoded by the coding sequence ATGCGCATCCGGCTGCTGGGGCCGGTCGCGGTCGGGACGGACGCCGTCCAGGCCGCGCTCGGCGGACCCAAGCCGAAGGCCCTGCTGGTGGCGCTCGCGCGCCAGGGCGGGCACGTCGTCGGCATCGACCGCCTGGTCGACCTGCTGTGGGGCGAGACACCACCCGCGTCCGGCACGGCGCTCGTGCACACCTACGTCTCCCAGCTGCGCCGCGCCCTCGCCAACGTCGGCCTGCCCGACGCCCTGCGCACCAGCTCGCCCGGCTACCGCTTCGTCACCGAGCCGGGCGACTGCGACGTGGACGTGTTCACCGCCGAGCACACCGCCGCCCGCGAGGCCGAGCGCTCCGGCGACCACGCCGCCGCGCACGCCGCGTACGGCCGCGCGCTGGCCCTGTGGCACGGCCCCGCGCTCGACGGCGTCGACGCGGACTTCGCGCTGGCGTGGGCGCAGGAGCTGGCCGAGCACCGGCTGGCCGCCCGCGACGGGCTCGCCAGGACGGCGCTGGCGCTGGGCCGCCCGCTGAGCGCGGCCGACGAGCTGCGCGGCCTGGTCGCCGAACACCCGCTGCGCGAGGAGAGCCGGGCGCTGCTGATGCGCGCGCTGGCCGAGTCGGGCAGGCAGGCCGACGCGCTGGAGGTCTACCGGGACGGCAGGCGGCACCTGCTGGACGAGCTGGGCATCGAACCCGGCCGGGGCCTGCGCGAGCTGCACACCGCGATCCTGGACGGCTCGCTGACCACCCCGGCCGCCGCCGTGCCGCGCACCGCCGCGCCCCCGGCCGCCCCGGCCGCCGCGACCGCGACCACCGCCCCGGCCCGCCCGCTCACCCGCACCCTGCCGCCCGACATCAACGACTTCACCGGCCGCGCCGACGAGCTGGCCGCCATCCTCGCCCTCGGCGCCACCGGCCCCGACCGCCCGGCCGCGCCCGTCGTGGTGGTGTCCGGCGCGGGCGGCACCGGCAAGTCCGCGCTGGCCGTGCACGCCGCGCACCTGCTGGCCGAGCACTACCCGGACGGCCAGCTGTTCACCGACCTGCGCGGCCACGGCGCCCCGCCCAGCGCCTCCACCGTGCTGGCCCGCTTCCTCGGCGCGCTCGGCGTGCCCGTGGAGGACCTGCCACCCGGCCTGGACGACCGCATCGCGCTCTACCGGCGGCACCTGACCGGCCGCCGCCTGGTGGTCGTGCTCGACAACGCCCGCACCGAGCAGCAGGTCCGCCCGCTGCTGCCCACCGAACCCGGCTGCCTGGTCCTGGTCACCAGCCGCGCCCGCCTCGCGGGCCTGGGCTCCGCCGTGGACCTGGAGGTGTTCGACGCCGGGTCGGCGGTGGAGATGCTGGGCCGGATCATCGGCCCGGACCGGGTCGCCTCCGCGCCCGACGCCGCCCGCCGCATCGCGACCCTGTGCGCCGGGGTGCCGCTGGCGATCCGGGCGGCGGGCGCGAAGCTGCTGGCCCGCCCGCACTGGCCGCTCAAGTCCCTGGCCACCCGGCTGTCCGACGAGCGGCGGCGGCTGGACGAGCTGACCGTCGGCGACCTGGCGATCCGGTCCTGCCTCGGCCTGAACTACGCCGAGCTGGACGAGCGCGGCAAGCACGCGTTCCACCTGCTGTGCCTGCTGGACCTGCCGGACTTCGGCTGGTGGGTGGCCGCCCCGCTGCTGGGCGTGGACACCGCGACCGCCGAGGACCTGGTGGAGAACCTGGTCGACCTGCGGCTGCTGGACGTGGCGGGCATCGACCCGATCGGCCGGGTCCGCTACCGCTTCCACGACCTGGTGCAGCTCTTCGGCGCGGAGCTGGCCGCCCAGCACGAGCCGCCCGGCGCCGCCACCGACGCGGTCGCCGCGTGCCTGGCCGCGTGGGCGGACCTGGCCGAGACCGGCGTCAAGGGCCTGCCGCGCGTCACGCTCAGCCCCCGCCTGCCCGCCGCCCCGACGGGCGCCCCGCGCACCGACCCCGAGCTGGTCGCCGAGGTCGAGGCCGACCCGGCCGGCTGGCTGGACGCCGAGACCGCCGCCGCCGTGCGCGCCGTCCACCGCGCCCACGAGCTGCGCGCCGACGCGGTGACCACGCTGCGCGTCGCGGTGCTGCTGTCCTCGGCGTTCGCCGCCCGCAACGAGTTCGAGGCCTGGCAGCGCACCCTGGGGGTCGCGCTGGCGCTGGCCGAGGAGAGCGGCGACCCGCGAGCCGGGGCCGTGGTCCTGGCCGGGCTGGGGCAGCTGCACGCCGAGCTGGACGAGTACGACGAGGCCCTCGCGCACTTCGAGCGGGCCCTGGAGCGGGCCGACGCGGCCGGGGACGACGCGGTGCGCGCGGTGTGCCTGGCGGGCATCGGCACCGCGCACCGCGAGCGCGGCAACCCCGAGCTGGCCGCCACCGCGCTGACCGCCGCCGCCGAGCTGGGCGCGGCGCTGGCCGACGACGCCGTGGTGGCCGCCGCCGAGTACGGCCTCGGCGCCCTGCGCCGCGACCTGGGCGACCTGGCGGGCGCGGCGGACCGGTTCGACCGGGCCGTGCGCCGCTACGCCGCGGCGGGCGACCGGCGCGGCGAGGCGCTGGCGCTGCGCGGGGTGGCGCTGTGCCACCGGGCGCGCGGCGAGCACCGGGTGTCCGCCGAGCTGTGCGAGCGGGCCGCCGAGGCGCTCGACGAGGTCGGCGACGCCCTCGGCGCGGCCTACGCCCGCCAGGCGTGGGCCAAGGCCGCCCTGCGCCTGCCCGGCGTCCCGACCGCCGACCTGGTGGCCTGCCTGGCCCGCTGCCTGGAGGTGTGCGAGCGCGGCAACGACCGGTTCGGCGTCGCCCTGGTCACCCGCACCACCGGCGAGCTGCACCTGTCCCGAGGCGACCTGGCAGGCGCCCGCGCGCACCTCACCGCAGCCCTGGCGGGCTGGACCGAACTGGGTTTGGACACCTGGCGCGCCCGCACCCTGCGCGACCTCGCCGCCGCCGACCCCGAGCACCAGGACGAGCACTGGGCGCTGGCCCGCGAACTCCTGAGCGGCACCGGGGCCCGCGAGGAGCGCGAACTCGCCGAGACCACCCCCGAGGGCTGGCGCGCCGCCGTCGTCCACTGA